A window of Gudongella oleilytica genomic DNA:
AGTTGACGGAAAGATAGCAAGTGTTAAGGTCATCGCCCATGAGGAGACAGAAGGTATTTCAGATCCTGCTATAGCTGGAGTTCCAGCTGCCATAGTGGAAGCCAACTCACCTGAGGTAGATGGAGTATCTGGAGCGACCTACACTTCAATGGCAATCAAGGAAGCTGTAGCCCTGGCACTCCAAAACGCGAAATAACATTGAAATTAAGCCCGGAATCGAAATATATCGGTTCCGGGTATTTATTTGCCAGTTGAAGATTTTTGATTAATGTGGTTTAATATTGTTATAAAGCAGTCATACTTTATGGGACTGTAAAACGTTTTCCCCCATTATCAGCTTTTGTATTTATCTATTCACTATTCACTGTTAACTATTCACTATCTAAAGGGAGGATTCAAATGAACAAGGAAAAAATGAGCAAAATGAATTTCTCAACAAGAGCAGTACACGCAGGATACCAAAAGAACGAGTTTGGAGCATTGGCAACACCTATCTACCAAACATCAACATTCATCTTCGATTCAGCCGAGCAAGGTGGCAGAAGATTTGCAGGGGAGGAAGAGGGATACATATACTCAAGACTTGGAAACCCAACCTGCACTCAGGTTGAAGAGAAGCTTGCAAACCTTGAGAATGCTGAAGCAGCTATAGTTATGTCTTCAGGCATGGGAGCTATTACCTCTGTCATATGGACACAGGTTGGCGGCGGAGACCACATAGTAGCAGCCAAGACTCTTTACGGATGTACCTTCGCATTCCTTAACCACGGGATCTCAAAATTCAATGTCGAGGTAGACTTTGTTGACACATCAGATCCTGAGAATGTAAGAAAGGCAATGAAGCCTAATACAAAGCTTGTTTACCTTGAGAGCCCTGCAAACCCTAATATGAATATCTCAGACCTTGCTGAGATCGCTAAGATCGCTCATGAGGTCGAGGGCTGTATCGTAGTTGTAGACAACACATACTGCACACCTTACCTTCAAAGACCGCTTGACCTTGGATGCGATGTAGTTGTTCACTCAGCTACTAAATATCTTAACGGCCACGGAGACGTTATTGCAGGCTTTGCAGTAGGTAAGAAGGAATTCATCGACCAGGTAAGACTGTTTGGCGTAAAAGATATGACCGGAGCTTCAATGAGCCCATTCGATGCTTGGCTTATAAACAGGGGAATGAAGACGCTTGACCTTAGAATGGAAAAGCACTGCTCAAATGCACAGGCTGTAGCTGAGT
This region includes:
- the megL gene encoding methionine gamma-lyase, coding for MNKEKMSKMNFSTRAVHAGYQKNEFGALATPIYQTSTFIFDSAEQGGRRFAGEEEGYIYSRLGNPTCTQVEEKLANLENAEAAIVMSSGMGAITSVIWTQVGGGDHIVAAKTLYGCTFAFLNHGISKFNVEVDFVDTSDPENVRKAMKPNTKLVYLESPANPNMNISDLAEIAKIAHEVEGCIVVVDNTYCTPYLQRPLDLGCDVVVHSATKYLNGHGDVIAGFAVGKKEFIDQVRLFGVKDMTGASMSPFDAWLINRGMKTLDLRMEKHCSNAQAVAEFLEAHPAVDKVLYPGLKSFPQYELAKKQMMLPGAMIAFELKGGFEAGKTLMNSVELCTLAVSLGDTETLIQHPASMTHSPYTPEERVEAGISEGLVRLSIGLEHADDIIADLKQALDKTI